In Spirosoma aureum, a single genomic region encodes these proteins:
- a CDS encoding HpcH/HpaI aldolase family protein produces MKQNIVKTRLKNGQPVLGVLSNSTDPTVAELCGFSGLDFYMIDGEHSPVTTAQVQDIVRACELSGITPLARVRSNDPKLILQFLDSGVMGIMMPGVKTVAEAEALVQAVKYPPLGKRGFGPARSSDYLLGAMNQGEYVTFSNEQTLVLPQIEDREAIDNLDDLLTVEGVDGFVIGPRDLAMSMGYFDGPGHDEVKRTIAGVVEKIRKAGLIAGTTAATGDQAKALIDRGVLFCLNSFAGLLKSAAGEFMKGR; encoded by the coding sequence ATGAAGCAAAATATCGTTAAAACCCGGCTCAAAAATGGCCAGCCCGTATTGGGCGTTCTCTCGAATAGCACCGACCCTACCGTTGCCGAACTCTGCGGCTTTTCGGGTCTGGATTTTTATATGATCGATGGAGAGCATAGCCCTGTAACAACGGCACAGGTGCAGGACATTGTTCGGGCCTGTGAACTGAGCGGTATTACGCCTTTAGCCCGTGTGAGGAGCAATGATCCTAAACTGATTTTGCAGTTTCTGGATTCGGGTGTGATGGGTATCATGATGCCGGGCGTTAAAACAGTTGCAGAAGCTGAAGCATTAGTTCAGGCAGTCAAGTATCCACCGCTCGGTAAGCGTGGCTTTGGCCCGGCCCGATCGTCAGACTATTTGTTGGGGGCAATGAATCAGGGAGAATACGTGACTTTTTCGAATGAGCAAACACTCGTTTTGCCCCAGATTGAAGACCGCGAAGCCATTGATAATCTGGACGATCTGTTGACAGTTGAAGGCGTCGATGGATTTGTGATCGGGCCGCGCGATCTGGCGATGTCGATGGGGTATTTTGACGGACCCGGCCATGACGAAGTGAAGCGAACCATAGCGGGTGTTGTTGAGAAAATCCGTAAAGCGGGCTTGATCGCTGGCACGACCGCTGCTACCGGCGATCAGGCAAAAGCCCTGATTGACCGGGGTGTTTTGTTTTGTCTGAATTCGTTTGCCGGACTGCTGAAATCTGCCGCTGGCGAATTTATGAAAGGACGCTAA
- a CDS encoding hydantoinase/oxoprolinase family protein, with amino-acid sequence MYKLGIDIGGTFTDLVLLNETTGELIFNKTLTTYDNPTNGVIAGATDLLSRAGLQFADIGTVIHGTTLVTNAIIERKGAKTGLITTRGFEDVLEIGREYRYDVYDLQITMPEPLVPRTLRFGVSERVDYQGNVLTPLMEDDVAHIVDELVRGGVQSIAVCLLQSFTNPVHERALGDFIRKHYPEIYVSLSVDIMPELREYERTSTTAMNAYVQPLIDQYLDALRSQLTEIGFSGNLQIMLSNGRLTTVEVARQKPIQLLESGPAGGAMAGVFFGKLTGHTDIATFDMGGTTAKTSLIFNHQPELTNEFEVARVRRFKKGSGLPVRIPLIDMTEIGAGGSSIAYVDKLGLLKVGPESATTESGPACYGRGGTQPTVTDCDLLLGYLNEDYFLGGSIQLDKSAAQRAVEEHIATPLGISVREAAMGVHRIVNENMANAARVHILEKGHDPRNYSLLAFGGAGPVHAFDVARLLGSPELIIPVGAGVTSALGFLVSPTASERVRSYVSPIARLDWARLNDLLAEMEEEGFHFLEQTGHKSAEATVTRMADMRYMGQGHEISVKVPNGILSTLSMAELEANFSEEYQLRFGITIDNAVIEAVTWRVMVSSLPVFFSPKRANIEQKRIEGGKDFSGLKGYRQVYYSGDTVPCACPVYDRYQIRPNEYLSGPAIIEEVESTVVIGNRAYVRMDEHRNLIISLKR; translated from the coding sequence ATGTACAAACTTGGTATCGACATCGGCGGAACATTTACTGACCTGGTCCTTCTTAATGAAACGACCGGTGAACTTATTTTTAATAAAACACTGACTACCTACGATAATCCTACCAATGGTGTTATTGCTGGTGCAACAGATTTGCTGAGCCGGGCCGGGCTTCAATTTGCCGACATTGGTACGGTCATCCACGGAACCACACTGGTTACGAACGCTATCATCGAACGGAAAGGTGCGAAAACTGGTCTGATAACCACGCGCGGATTTGAAGACGTTCTCGAAATCGGGCGCGAATACCGCTATGATGTATACGACCTTCAGATTACAATGCCAGAGCCGCTGGTGCCGCGTACGTTGCGATTTGGGGTTTCGGAGCGGGTAGATTATCAGGGAAATGTGCTGACTCCCTTAATGGAAGACGATGTCGCTCACATTGTCGACGAACTTGTTAGGGGGGGAGTTCAGTCGATTGCGGTCTGTCTGCTCCAGTCGTTTACCAACCCTGTGCATGAACGGGCGCTGGGCGATTTCATCCGAAAGCACTATCCAGAGATTTATGTCAGTTTGTCGGTGGATATCATGCCCGAACTTCGCGAATACGAGCGTACATCCACAACGGCAATGAATGCGTACGTGCAGCCGTTGATTGATCAATATCTGGATGCGTTGAGGAGTCAGCTTACTGAAATTGGGTTTTCGGGTAACCTTCAGATCATGCTTTCGAACGGTCGGCTGACAACCGTTGAAGTAGCTCGGCAAAAGCCCATTCAACTGCTCGAGTCCGGCCCGGCCGGGGGAGCCATGGCGGGTGTGTTTTTTGGGAAACTTACGGGGCATACCGACATCGCTACCTTCGATATGGGAGGAACTACGGCGAAAACATCGTTGATTTTTAATCACCAGCCTGAACTGACAAACGAGTTTGAAGTAGCTCGTGTACGTCGATTCAAAAAAGGATCTGGATTGCCCGTCCGAATCCCATTGATTGATATGACTGAAATTGGCGCCGGGGGCAGTAGTATTGCTTACGTAGACAAACTTGGTCTGTTGAAAGTGGGCCCGGAAAGTGCGACGACCGAGTCGGGGCCAGCCTGCTATGGACGAGGAGGCACACAGCCAACCGTTACCGATTGCGACCTTTTGCTGGGTTATTTAAATGAAGATTATTTTCTTGGCGGCAGCATCCAGTTAGACAAGTCCGCAGCCCAGCGTGCTGTAGAAGAGCATATAGCCACACCACTTGGCATTAGTGTTCGGGAGGCAGCAATGGGTGTTCACCGAATTGTGAACGAGAACATGGCCAATGCGGCCCGCGTTCATATTCTGGAGAAAGGGCATGATCCCCGCAACTACAGTTTATTGGCCTTTGGTGGAGCTGGACCCGTTCATGCCTTCGATGTAGCACGGTTGCTGGGGTCGCCGGAGTTGATTATTCCGGTTGGGGCTGGCGTAACGTCGGCGCTTGGTTTTCTGGTATCACCAACTGCTTCCGAACGTGTTCGTAGTTACGTAAGTCCGATTGCCCGTCTCGATTGGGCACGGCTGAACGATCTGCTTGCCGAAATGGAAGAGGAGGGTTTTCATTTTCTGGAGCAAACAGGCCATAAATCAGCTGAAGCTACCGTCACCCGAATGGCCGATATGCGCTATATGGGGCAGGGACATGAGATTTCAGTTAAAGTTCCCAATGGAATACTTTCGACCCTGTCAATGGCAGAGCTTGAAGCCAATTTTAGCGAAGAGTATCAACTGCGGTTTGGCATCACAATCGACAATGCCGTTATTGAAGCGGTCACGTGGCGGGTTATGGTTAGTAGCCTTCCTGTATTCTTTAGCCCAAAGCGAGCAAACATCGAGCAAAAGCGAATTGAAGGCGGTAAAGATTTTTCGGGACTGAAAGGGTATCGACAGGTGTATTATAGCGGAGATACTGTTCCCTGTGCCTGTCCGGTTTATGACCGTTACCAGATTCGACCCAATGAATATTTATCCGGTCCGGCTATCATAGAAGAAGTAGAGTCGACAGTTGTTATCGGCAATCGAGCGTATGTGCGGATGGATGAACACCGA